From Verrucomicrobiota bacterium:
GAGTCCCGCACCTACGAGGAATTGCGGAGTTGGCTCTTACCCCAGTTTAACGATGGCTATTTGGAAGTTTCGGTGGTGGGCGATTTTGACGAAGAAGCGCTTCGGGAATCTCTGGATCGTGTTTTTGGCACTCTACCATCGGGGAGAGCCGTAGTCGCTGAGAGTGCCGGTTCCGGCGAGGGGCCAGTTTTTCCGGCGGGTGAAGATAGGTCCTTTGGGGTTTCTTCCGAGATTCCACAGGGTGTTGCAGTCGTAGCCTTTCCATCTTCCGGGCTCGCACCGATCGAGGAAAGCCGTCGCCTTTCCCTTTTGGGGTCGATTGTGGATGATCGCATGAGGGTTACGATTCGCGAGGAAACGGGGCAGGCCTACTCCTACGGATCGGGTAATCGTCCCAGTGACACGTACGATTTCGGAGTTTTCTATGCGATTGCGATTCTCTCGCCAGAGCTTGTCGATCCGGTCACCGAGCAAATTCTCGAAGTGATTGGATCGCTCCGAACGAATCCCATTACCGACGACGAGAGACTGCGGGCACTCGCGCCCAATTTGAAACAATTGGAAGACATGCGCCGCGACAATCGCTACTGGCTGAGGGTTTTGGACGGTTCGCAGGCGAACCCGGACCAAATCGATTGGGCACTATCGCTGCTGGACGGGTATCGTGCGATTTCGACAGCAGACCTACAGGAAGCGGTAGAATCCTATCTCGTCGGGGATAAGGCGACCAAGGTGAGAATTGCCTCCCCGGTTCCGGTTGCAGAGTAGGGGTTACCGCAAGACCGGCAAGCCCTCCTGCGTCTTCACTTGACTCCAGTGTCTTCCCGATTTCGGGAGTCTTGGAAAAAATAGCCTCCGGCCCGCGCGGCGGTCGTTTCTCCCTTGCCTCACAGCCGATTATTGATGGGCTTGCGGGAGCTTGAGCCACGCGAAACTTTTATCCACAGAGAAAAGCCATGAGCCACTCCATTAAACTTGAATCCGGAGGGACCATTCCTCCGATTACCCTCCCTCTTGTCCAAGGTGGCTCGGTCACCCTAGGGGAGCGAGACGATCCCGAAATTTGGCAGACGATTATCATTTACCGTGGATTGCATTGTCCCTTGTGCAACAAATATCTTTCCCGGCTGGAACAGCTCAGAGACGAGTTTCTCTCGGCCGGATCGGAGATCGTAGCAGTTACCGGAGATCCTCTGGAAAAAGCCGAGGCAATGGTGGCGAAGAACGACCTTACTTTCCGCGTTGCCTACGGCTTGTCG
This genomic window contains:
- a CDS encoding peroxiredoxin-like family protein translates to MSHSIKLESGGTIPPITLPLVQGGSVTLGERDDPEIWQTIIIYRGLHCPLCNKYLSRLEQLRDEFLSAGSEIVAVTGDPLEKAEAMVAKNDLTFRVAYGLSVEQMRELGLYVSQPRSAEETDRPFAEPATFAINSDDKIHLIEISNTPFNRADLKELVETIEWVRENDYPIRGTL